The Pedobacter cryoconitis genome has a window encoding:
- a CDS encoding DUF2480 family protein: MDIQENIVNKVASSGLVTFNLELYYDQGERVVYDIKENLFHGLMLREKDFREFIKTHDWASYTGKNVAVICSADAIVPTWAYMLLANKLKPFANEVVFGGLDTLEAVLFSKALAKVDLSVYQDARVVVKGCADIDVPVSAYVEITSLLTPVVKSIMYGEPCSTVPIFKRKD, from the coding sequence ATGGATATTCAGGAAAATATAGTCAATAAGGTTGCTTCCAGTGGTTTGGTTACTTTCAATCTGGAGCTTTACTATGATCAGGGGGAAAGGGTAGTCTATGATATCAAAGAGAACCTGTTCCATGGCCTGATGCTTAGAGAAAAAGATTTCAGAGAATTTATAAAAACACATGACTGGGCATCTTATACCGGGAAAAATGTAGCCGTTATTTGCAGTGCAGATGCGATTGTACCCACCTGGGCTTATATGTTACTGGCCAATAAGCTGAAACCTTTTGCAAATGAGGTCGTTTTTGGTGGTTTAGATACACTGGAGGCTGTTTTATTCAGTAAAGCCTTAGCTAAAGTTGATCTTTCTGTATACCAGGATGCCAGGGTTGTAGTGAAGGGATGTGCAGACATTGATGTTCCGGTATCTGCCTATGTGGAGATCACTTCTTTGTTAACTCCGGTGGTAAAAAGTATCATGTATGGTGAACCTTGTTCTACAGTGCCTATCTTTAAACGAAAGGATTAG
- a CDS encoding peptidylprolyl isomerase, which yields MGFMTFLRNRMGIILVGAIGFAIVAFLVGDAINVGKPFWAASQKVVGSVDGEDINIDEFGPKVDQNLQQFKQQYGGSANPQMTAMAVDNAWNGELATLLLAKEYHRLGLGISSEELFDLYQGKNPSPLIVQYFGNPQTGQVDRAAVINSLKQQATNPQLKQQWDLLEAEVEKQALQQKYANLIKNSVYVTSIEANDEYQNRNKLANFNYVSLDYASIPDASVKPSESDYSEYYNNNKKRFDNPTETRSFEYVSFSVNPTKEDSAAVKGQIEKLASDFKASKSDSLFAAVNSDVKVPYAYINKGKLDPKIDSAVFALPAGSFYGPVFSGNSYKLVKVIDTRFSPDSVKASHILLDATKLGGVDKAEKMADSLKSLIQKGASFAELAKTYSVDGSKDKGGELGTFSRGQMVPEFENAAFNGQVGELKVVRSQFGVHLIKIEKQIGSSKVAKLAYIEKNLTPSSKTKDQAYKKASNFLNLAKGDNFSAEAKKLGYTVAVADRITGSQGYAPGLDNPRQLIRDAFAAKKGDVLTEVYQMDNAFVVAHVTDIKAKGILPLDAVKKDIEPMVINAVKAKMLTEKLNNAAKGAGSLAQIAQKVGKTVTPVSNIVFSNPIVPGAAQENKLIGSVFGSAPGKVSKPIDGEHGVYVFTVNGFTNPAPIGNTYKQKETMRQVIAQKSLGAAFQALQDKSDIKDNRVKFY from the coding sequence ATGGGTTTTATGACATTTTTGCGGAATCGCATGGGCATTATCTTAGTGGGCGCCATCGGTTTTGCAATTGTTGCATTTTTAGTCGGTGATGCAATTAACGTAGGAAAGCCTTTCTGGGCAGCATCTCAAAAAGTTGTTGGGTCAGTAGATGGTGAGGACATCAACATCGATGAATTCGGTCCTAAAGTAGATCAGAATTTACAACAGTTCAAACAGCAGTACGGTGGTAGTGCTAATCCTCAAATGACAGCTATGGCTGTTGACAATGCATGGAATGGTGAATTGGCTACTTTACTGTTAGCTAAAGAATATCACCGTTTAGGTTTAGGTATCTCCAGCGAAGAATTGTTCGATTTATACCAGGGTAAAAATCCCAGCCCGCTGATCGTTCAATATTTTGGTAATCCTCAAACTGGTCAGGTTGACCGTGCTGCGGTAATCAATTCATTGAAACAACAAGCTACAAATCCTCAGTTGAAACAACAATGGGATTTATTGGAAGCTGAAGTTGAAAAACAAGCTTTACAGCAGAAATATGCTAACTTAATTAAAAACTCTGTTTATGTAACTTCTATTGAAGCTAACGATGAATATCAGAACAGAAATAAACTGGCTAACTTTAACTACGTAAGCCTGGATTATGCAAGTATTCCTGATGCCTCAGTTAAGCCTTCTGAATCTGATTACTCAGAGTATTACAATAACAATAAAAAGAGATTTGATAACCCAACAGAGACCCGTTCATTTGAATATGTTTCTTTCAGTGTTAATCCAACTAAAGAAGACTCTGCTGCTGTTAAAGGCCAGATTGAAAAATTAGCTTCGGATTTCAAAGCTTCTAAAAGTGATTCTTTATTTGCAGCAGTTAATTCTGATGTAAAAGTTCCATATGCTTATATCAACAAGGGTAAATTAGATCCTAAAATTGATTCAGCAGTATTTGCTTTACCAGCAGGTAGTTTCTACGGACCAGTGTTCAGCGGAAACTCTTACAAACTGGTTAAAGTTATCGATACCCGTTTTTCTCCTGATTCAGTTAAAGCAAGTCATATTCTTTTAGACGCAACCAAATTAGGTGGTGTGGATAAAGCAGAGAAAATGGCTGACTCTTTGAAATCTCTGATTCAAAAAGGCGCAAGTTTTGCTGAACTGGCTAAGACTTACAGTGTAGACGGATCGAAAGATAAAGGTGGTGAACTGGGTACTTTCTCCAGAGGACAAATGGTTCCTGAATTTGAGAATGCAGCATTTAATGGTCAGGTTGGTGAGCTGAAGGTAGTACGTTCACAATTCGGAGTACACTTAATTAAAATCGAAAAACAAATTGGTTCTTCTAAAGTAGCTAAACTGGCTTACATTGAGAAAAACCTTACACCAAGCAGCAAAACTAAGGATCAGGCTTATAAAAAAGCATCTAACTTCCTGAATTTAGCTAAAGGTGATAACTTTAGTGCTGAAGCTAAGAAATTAGGTTATACAGTAGCAGTTGCAGATAGAATTACAGGAAGCCAGGGTTATGCGCCAGGACTGGATAATCCCCGTCAATTGATCCGTGATGCTTTTGCAGCTAAAAAAGGTGATGTATTAACAGAAGTTTATCAAATGGATAATGCTTTCGTTGTAGCCCATGTTACAGACATTAAAGCAAAAGGTATTCTGCCTCTTGATGCAGTTAAAAAGGATATTGAGCCAATGGTGATCAATGCAGTTAAAGCAAAGATGTTAACGGAAAAATTAAACAATGCAGCTAAAGGTGCTGGCAGTCTGGCTCAGATAGCTCAGAAAGTTGGTAAAACAGTTACTCCTGTTTCTAACATTGTTTTCTCTAACCCTATTGTACCGGGTGCAGCGCAGGAAAATAAGCTGATTGGTAGTGTATTTGGTTCAGCGCCAGGTAAAGTATCTAAGCCAATTGATGGTGAGCACGGTGTATATGTATTTACAGTAAACGGATTTACTAATCCTGCACCAATTGGAAATACTTACAAACAAAAAGAAACTATGCGTCAGGTTATTGCTCAAAAGTCATTAGGAGCAGCATTCCAGGCATTGCAAGATAAAAGTGACATAAAAGACAATAGAGTGAAATTCTATTAA
- a CDS encoding TonB-dependent receptor has protein sequence MKKQLSIVVALLFLCTGMVMAQKKAITGTVIDGANKEIIPGVSIRVKGTTLSTSTNQNGQFSILAGPADQLIFSYTGYTAVTATVGTNTKIDITLESNTAQLNEVVLIGTRSAGRVKLETAVPVDIVNVSKSAATTGRMELTDILNYAAPSFNYNKQSGSDGADHVELGTLRGLGPDQTLVLINGKRRHSTAFVSVFGTRGRGNSGVDLSTIPTASIERVEILRDGASAQYGSDAIAGVINIVLKKTVNQFNINAGYSGYYDPTFNSKNSVVANQYPHGGSIDGNAVNIDANYGFKIGKEGFLNITADYSKSGKTYRQVHDTTTSDPKALPVNTARRANGDGSSENGTIFFNNEIPLSAKTTFYSFGGYSYKGSDAYAFSRNFLARPDRFPTTSTGALIPVDGIIFNTPNGDSYYNPLIETHNTDVSFAGGLKGSFGDAWDWDLSNNTGSNNFHFYGEKTFNASLGADKTHFDDGGSAFLQNTTNLNFSKHFDKVLSGFNLGFGAEYRYERYKIFSGEEASYKNYDPNGVKAAGSQGFPGFQPGDAVNANRKVFGGFVDFEVDITKKWLIDFANRLEHYNDFGYNFSTKFATRYKLTDNFNIRGSVGTGFRAPSLQQINYSSTFTNVQGAIISEVKIAPNYSPITQAAGIPNLKQEKSKNAGLGFTFKPVPEFSITVDGYIIKVTDRVVLSGQFSADDTSLDPSFTNALKALHVGSAQFFANAVNTTNRGLDVVLDYNKTIGDNRYRMLFTGNFQHMTIDKVNYPPILGKTETLQETFLSSREKKFILASAPSAKFSLNPEYGHKDFTAGLRFTYFGKVEINGYGDGSSIYPTVPADNGSGPLPDLYNYNGKVVSDLYFSCKLNKIARITLGSDNIFNVHPDLGYIKGAKGFAYNNEPAGPFDAVQMGGNGRRFFVRVGLTL, from the coding sequence ATGAAAAAACAATTATCAATTGTTGTTGCACTGCTATTCCTATGTACAGGAATGGTAATGGCACAAAAAAAAGCCATCACCGGAACCGTTATTGACGGAGCCAACAAAGAAATCATCCCGGGTGTATCTATCCGGGTCAAGGGAACTACCTTAAGTACAAGCACTAACCAAAACGGACAATTTTCTATCCTGGCCGGACCGGCAGACCAGCTCATTTTCAGCTATACCGGCTATACAGCAGTAACAGCGACTGTAGGAACCAACACAAAAATTGATATAACTTTAGAGAGTAATACTGCCCAGTTAAATGAAGTCGTATTGATTGGTACACGTTCTGCGGGACGGGTAAAACTGGAAACAGCTGTTCCGGTTGATATTGTGAATGTCAGTAAATCTGCGGCAACAACTGGCCGTATGGAGCTTACCGATATTTTAAACTATGCAGCACCTTCATTTAATTATAATAAACAATCCGGTTCTGATGGAGCAGATCATGTGGAACTGGGTACTTTAAGGGGATTAGGCCCTGATCAGACCTTAGTTCTGATTAATGGCAAACGCCGCCACTCTACTGCTTTTGTTTCGGTATTCGGAACACGTGGAAGAGGTAACTCGGGTGTGGATCTGAGTACCATACCAACAGCTTCAATTGAGCGGGTCGAGATTTTAAGAGATGGTGCATCTGCACAATATGGATCTGATGCGATAGCAGGGGTAATCAATATTGTTCTAAAGAAAACAGTCAACCAGTTTAATATCAATGCTGGTTATTCCGGATACTATGACCCTACATTTAATAGTAAAAATAGTGTAGTCGCTAATCAATATCCACATGGTGGATCAATTGATGGAAATGCAGTTAATATAGACGCGAACTATGGCTTTAAAATAGGGAAAGAGGGTTTCCTGAATATTACTGCGGATTACTCGAAAAGTGGAAAAACTTACAGACAGGTACATGATACTACCACATCAGATCCTAAAGCATTGCCTGTAAATACAGCCAGACGTGCTAACGGAGATGGTTCGTCTGAGAATGGGACTATCTTTTTTAACAATGAAATCCCATTAAGTGCCAAAACTACTTTCTACAGTTTTGGTGGATATAGCTATAAAGGATCAGACGCCTATGCATTTTCAAGAAATTTCCTGGCCAGACCAGATCGCTTTCCAACAACCAGCACAGGTGCATTAATTCCGGTAGACGGGATAATCTTTAATACACCTAACGGGGATTCTTATTATAATCCGTTAATTGAGACACACAATACGGATGTATCATTTGCCGGTGGTCTGAAAGGGAGTTTCGGGGATGCCTGGGATTGGGATCTGAGTAATAATACAGGAAGTAATAATTTTCATTTTTATGGTGAAAAAACGTTTAATGCATCTTTAGGAGCCGATAAAACACATTTTGATGATGGTGGATCGGCTTTCTTACAAAATACAACTAACCTGAATTTCAGTAAACACTTTGATAAAGTGTTATCCGGGTTTAACCTTGGTTTTGGCGCAGAATACCGTTACGAACGCTATAAAATCTTTTCGGGAGAAGAGGCATCTTATAAAAATTATGATCCAAACGGAGTAAAAGCAGCAGGTTCACAAGGTTTCCCAGGTTTTCAGCCTGGAGACGCTGTCAATGCTAATCGTAAAGTATTTGGTGGTTTCGTAGATTTTGAAGTTGATATTACTAAAAAATGGTTAATTGATTTTGCGAACAGGTTAGAGCATTACAATGACTTTGGCTATAACTTCAGTACTAAATTCGCTACCCGTTATAAATTGACGGATAATTTCAATATCCGTGGTTCGGTAGGAACTGGTTTCCGTGCACCATCTTTACAACAAATTAACTATAGTTCTACCTTTACGAATGTTCAGGGCGCTATAATCTCTGAAGTAAAGATCGCACCTAATTATAGTCCGATCACGCAGGCAGCAGGTATTCCTAATCTGAAACAGGAGAAATCTAAAAATGCAGGCCTTGGATTTACATTCAAGCCAGTTCCTGAATTCAGTATCACTGTAGACGGATATATTATCAAGGTAACTGACCGTGTAGTGTTATCAGGTCAGTTTAGTGCGGACGATACTTCTCTTGATCCGTCATTTACCAATGCGTTAAAAGCATTACATGTAGGTTCGGCGCAATTCTTTGCCAATGCCGTGAATACGACCAATCGCGGGTTGGATGTGGTGCTGGATTACAATAAAACTATTGGGGATAACCGTTACCGGATGTTGTTTACGGGAAACTTTCAGCATATGACAATTGATAAGGTCAATTATCCGCCTATTCTGGGAAAAACGGAGACTTTGCAGGAAACTTTCCTGAGTTCAAGAGAGAAGAAATTTATTCTGGCTTCCGCACCATCAGCTAAATTCTCTTTAAACCCGGAATACGGGCATAAGGATTTTACTGCGGGTTTGCGTTTTACTTACTTTGGAAAAGTTGAGATCAATGGATATGGTGATGGATCAAGTATTTATCCTACGGTACCAGCTGATAATGGGTCTGGCCCGCTGCCGGATCTGTACAATTACAACGGAAAAGTAGTGAGTGATCTTTATTTCTCTTGTAAATTGAATAAGATTGCCCGGATTACGCTGGGTTCTGATAATATATTTAACGTACACCCTGATCTGGGCTACATTAAAGGGGCAAAAGGATTTGCTTATAACAATGAACCTGCGGGGCCGTTTGATGCAGTTCAAATGGGCGGAAATGGAAGACGTTTCTTTGTTCGTGTGGGTTTAACGCTATAG
- a CDS encoding SusD/RagB family nutrient-binding outer membrane lipoprotein, translating into MKKLIIFFIGMLSLAACKKDITDLNIETKKPATVPPGSLFAFATKSYADAMTSASVNVNVFRFTVSHWAMTTYQDEARYDFTTRTIPQIWFRTMYRDVLQNLSNSAALISADATITPGEKANKLAILDIMQVTAFSTLVNTFGNVPYTDALNPANLFPKYDDAKTISLDLLKRLNNDISQLKTTSPGFTASEDILNTGSIAKWIKYANTLRMQQGLIIADADNASAKAAVEASDAGAISSAADNSSFQYLAGAPSQNPLFVDIVTGGRGDYVAAEDLVNKLTALADPRLPQFFAKTVAGTYVGGQVGANNTISLVSLPAPKVYAANAPSLLMDYVETEFYRAEAVERGYVVSGSAETHYNNAITASIIYWGGTAADAATYLAQPAVAYATATGTWKEKIGTQKWIALYSRPFNGWTEMRRLDFPKVTAPVSARSAFPTRFTYPGNEQQLNGTNYTAAAAAIGGDLTTTKLFWDKF; encoded by the coding sequence ATGAAAAAACTAATTATATTTTTTATAGGAATGCTTAGTCTAGCAGCCTGCAAAAAAGATATCACAGACTTAAATATAGAAACTAAGAAGCCTGCAACAGTACCTCCGGGTAGTTTATTTGCTTTTGCAACTAAATCGTATGCAGATGCGATGACCAGCGCAAGTGTAAATGTTAACGTATTTAGATTTACGGTTAGTCATTGGGCGATGACCACTTACCAGGATGAAGCAAGGTATGATTTCACAACCAGGACTATTCCTCAGATTTGGTTCAGAACGATGTACAGAGATGTGCTTCAGAATTTAAGTAATTCTGCTGCGTTAATTAGTGCTGATGCTACAATTACACCAGGTGAAAAAGCGAATAAATTAGCTATACTGGATATTATGCAGGTTACTGCTTTTAGTACACTGGTGAATACATTTGGGAATGTACCCTATACTGACGCTTTAAATCCGGCAAATTTGTTTCCTAAATATGACGATGCTAAAACTATCTCGCTGGATCTGTTAAAACGGTTAAACAATGATATTAGTCAATTAAAAACAACAAGTCCTGGATTTACAGCTTCAGAGGATATTCTGAATACAGGGTCTATTGCAAAATGGATAAAATATGCGAATACCTTGCGTATGCAACAAGGATTGATCATTGCAGATGCGGACAATGCTTCTGCAAAAGCAGCGGTAGAGGCATCGGATGCCGGAGCGATCTCATCTGCTGCGGATAATAGCTCATTTCAATATTTAGCGGGTGCACCAAGTCAGAACCCATTGTTTGTTGATATTGTAACTGGTGGCCGTGGTGATTATGTTGCTGCTGAAGATTTAGTGAATAAACTTACAGCACTTGCCGATCCTCGTTTACCTCAGTTTTTTGCTAAAACAGTTGCTGGTACTTATGTAGGTGGACAAGTTGGTGCAAACAATACAATTTCATTAGTCTCATTACCTGCTCCAAAAGTTTACGCAGCTAATGCTCCAAGTTTATTAATGGATTATGTAGAAACTGAATTCTATAGAGCTGAAGCGGTTGAAAGAGGATATGTTGTATCTGGAAGTGCTGAAACCCATTATAACAATGCAATAACTGCATCAATTATTTATTGGGGTGGCACAGCAGCAGATGCTGCAACTTATCTGGCTCAGCCAGCTGTAGCTTATGCAACAGCTACAGGAACCTGGAAAGAAAAAATCGGAACACAAAAATGGATTGCTTTATATAGCCGCCCTTTCAATGGCTGGACTGAAATGAGAAGACTTGATTTTCCTAAAGTTACAGCTCCTGTGAGTGCAAGATCTGCTTTTCCTACAAGATTTACTTATCCAGGGAATGAGCAACAGTTGAATGGTACTAACTATACCGCTGCTGCTGCTGCCATTGGTGGTGATTTGACTACAACTAAATTGTTTTGGGATAAATTCTAA
- a CDS encoding SusC/RagA family TonB-linked outer membrane protein, which yields MKKLLQSLFVLLFVAVSAMAQERTISGTVTAQEDGLPLPGVSVKIKGTQIATSTAGNGKFTIRAESKAVLVFSFIGYLPKEVTVGTNSSLNLSLIADNQQLNEVVVTAMGQLRTKNSLPYAAQQVKGDEITQTRTANAASALSGKVSGLQIIQGNAIGGSTNVVIRGNKSLTSNNQALFVVDGVPVDNSNNNKEDQTKGKGGYDYGNAAADINPDDIESVNVLKGAAASALYGSRGANGVIMITTKSRKQNGMGITINTGLSIGSIDKSTFPTYQKEYGAGYSKGYESGDGFLLIDVLGNGVKEKVVPTGEDASYGAKFDPNLLVYQWDAFDPASPNFHKKTPWVAAANGPASFYQTAISNSNSIMLDGATDKGTIKLGYSRNDERGTLPNSRVLKNIVNFGSTYKITDRLTASASANFSKIDGKGRYGSGYSGQNVNQNFRQWYQTNVDIQAQKDAYFRNKKNIAWNWADPSTAAGLVPKYTDNYYWTRYENFETDTRTRIFGNAALNYKVNDWLNILGRVTLDAYNENQEERIAVGSQGPASYSRQDRTFNETNYDLIANVDKNISKDLNFKALLGTNIRKSKVTSIFNTTNGGLIVPGLYSISNSVGTLAAPIETYQPKEVDGYFGGATLTYKEFLTFDGTFRRDKSSTLPTGNNAYNYYSVAGSWLFSKHIQQDWLSSGKFRVNYATVGNDAPWGSTLNSYKIENQFGSTIVTSYPQITNNINLKPEQTQSTEFGLEMAFLKNRVGFDASYYVTNTKNQILPVAVSPSVGFSNTFVNAGTIQNKGVELSVYGTPIKTDNFNWTINVNWTRNRNLVKQLYNDSKNVQIAAFNAGISVNGTLGQAFGTIQGKTYVYDAQGQKVVGADGYYQSTSTTNNVIGNINPDWMGGIYNKFRYKSITLGFLIDIKKGGDLWSLDQFYATYTGILPNTVGNNDLGNPVRSPLTNDSKSGGVILPGVTADGKPNTKRVIIDANNGRYPQSEFIYDAGYVKLREATLTYSLPKSMLTNWGPVKGVDLSVFGRNLWIIHKNLPYADPEENLSSGNAQGFQSGAYPTTRVIGFNAKLSF from the coding sequence ATGAAAAAACTTCTACAAAGTTTGTTCGTACTTCTGTTTGTTGCAGTATCTGCAATGGCTCAGGAACGGACAATCAGTGGCACAGTTACGGCCCAGGAAGATGGCCTTCCCCTTCCAGGCGTAAGTGTAAAAATCAAAGGAACACAAATCGCAACAAGCACAGCAGGAAATGGAAAATTTACTATCCGTGCAGAAAGCAAAGCAGTCTTAGTCTTCTCTTTTATCGGTTATTTACCTAAAGAGGTTACTGTAGGTACTAATTCATCACTTAATTTGTCTTTAATAGCGGATAATCAACAACTGAATGAAGTTGTAGTAACTGCAATGGGACAATTGAGAACTAAAAACTCTCTGCCTTATGCAGCGCAACAAGTTAAGGGTGATGAAATAACTCAGACCAGAACAGCGAATGCAGCCTCAGCATTATCTGGAAAGGTTTCTGGTTTACAAATTATTCAAGGTAACGCTATTGGCGGATCTACAAATGTGGTGATCAGGGGTAATAAATCATTGACAAGTAATAACCAGGCTTTATTCGTAGTTGATGGTGTACCTGTTGATAACTCTAACAATAACAAAGAGGATCAGACTAAAGGTAAAGGCGGATATGATTATGGTAACGCGGCAGCGGATATCAATCCTGATGATATTGAGTCTGTGAATGTACTGAAAGGTGCGGCTGCAAGTGCTTTATACGGTTCAAGAGGTGCAAATGGTGTAATCATGATTACAACCAAAAGCAGAAAACAAAATGGTATGGGTATAACGATTAACACTGGATTATCCATTGGATCGATTGATAAATCAACATTCCCTACTTATCAGAAAGAATACGGTGCTGGTTATTCAAAAGGCTATGAAAGTGGTGATGGTTTCCTTTTAATTGATGTATTAGGAAATGGTGTTAAGGAAAAAGTTGTGCCAACTGGTGAAGATGCTTCATATGGGGCAAAATTTGATCCTAATTTATTAGTTTATCAATGGGATGCTTTTGATCCTGCTTCTCCTAATTTCCATAAAAAAACTCCATGGGTAGCCGCAGCTAATGGTCCTGCATCATTCTATCAGACTGCTATTTCTAACAGTAACAGTATAATGTTAGATGGAGCAACAGATAAAGGGACTATTAAACTTGGGTATAGCAGAAATGATGAGAGAGGAACTTTACCAAACAGTAGAGTACTGAAAAACATTGTGAATTTTGGGTCTACCTATAAGATTACTGATCGTTTAACTGCTTCTGCATCTGCGAATTTCTCAAAAATTGACGGTAAGGGCAGATATGGTTCAGGTTATAGTGGTCAGAATGTGAATCAGAACTTCAGACAATGGTATCAGACTAACGTAGATATTCAGGCTCAGAAAGATGCATATTTCAGAAATAAGAAGAATATAGCCTGGAACTGGGCAGATCCGTCTACAGCAGCAGGTTTAGTTCCGAAGTATACTGACAATTATTACTGGACCAGATATGAGAATTTTGAAACTGATACCAGAACCAGAATTTTTGGAAATGCAGCATTAAATTATAAAGTTAATGATTGGTTGAACATTTTAGGAAGAGTAACATTAGATGCTTACAATGAGAATCAGGAAGAGCGTATTGCTGTAGGTAGTCAGGGTCCTGCATCTTATTCGCGTCAGGATCGTACTTTCAATGAGACAAATTATGATTTAATCGCAAACGTTGATAAAAACATCTCAAAAGATCTGAACTTTAAAGCACTTTTAGGTACTAACATCAGAAAAAGTAAAGTCACAAGTATTTTTAACACAACCAATGGTGGTTTAATTGTACCAGGCTTGTATAGTATATCTAACTCTGTTGGAACGCTGGCTGCTCCTATTGAAACTTATCAGCCTAAAGAAGTTGATGGTTATTTTGGTGGTGCTACACTAACTTACAAAGAGTTTTTAACTTTTGATGGTACATTCAGAAGAGATAAATCTTCAACTTTACCTACGGGTAATAATGCCTATAATTATTACTCTGTTGCTGGTAGCTGGTTATTCTCTAAACATATACAACAAGATTGGTTGTCTTCGGGTAAATTCAGAGTTAACTATGCTACTGTGGGTAATGATGCGCCATGGGGTAGTACCTTAAATTCTTATAAAATTGAAAACCAATTTGGAAGTACAATTGTAACTTCTTATCCACAAATAACTAATAATATTAATTTAAAGCCTGAGCAAACACAAAGTACTGAGTTTGGTCTGGAGATGGCATTCTTGAAAAACCGTGTTGGTTTTGATGCATCATATTATGTAACGAATACTAAAAATCAAATCCTTCCGGTTGCAGTTTCTCCATCTGTTGGTTTTTCTAATACTTTCGTCAACGCCGGTACTATTCAAAATAAAGGAGTTGAGCTTTCTGTTTATGGTACTCCAATCAAGACAGATAATTTTAACTGGACTATCAATGTAAACTGGACCAGAAACAGGAATTTAGTAAAACAATTATATAATGACAGTAAAAACGTACAGATCGCAGCTTTCAATGCTGGGATTAGCGTAAATGGAACATTAGGTCAGGCTTTTGGAACAATCCAAGGTAAAACTTATGTCTATGATGCTCAGGGTCAAAAAGTTGTTGGTGCTGATGGTTATTATCAATCAACAAGTACGACGAATAATGTAATTGGAAACATCAACCCGGACTGGATGGGTGGTATCTATAATAAATTCAGATATAAAAGCATTACTTTAGGTTTCTTAATAGATATCAAAAAAGGTGGCGATTTATGGTCGTTAGATCAATTCTATGCAACTTACACAGGTATATTACCTAATACTGTTGGTAATAACGATTTGGGTAACCCAGTTAGAAGTCCACTTACGAATGACAGCAAAAGTGGAGGTGTTATTTTGCCAGGTGTGACGGCTGACGGTAAGCCAAATACAAAACGTGTAATTATTGATGCAAATAATGGCAGATATCCACAGTCGGAATTTATTTATGATGCGGGTTATGTGAAATTAAGAGAAGCAACCTTGACTTATAGCTTACCAAAATCAATGCTGACTAATTGGGGCCCAGTTAAAGGGGTAGATCTTTCTGTTTTTGGAAGAAACTTATGGATTATTCATAAAAACCTACCATATGCAGATCCAGAAGAGAATTTATCTTCAGGTAATGCTCAAGGCTTCCAGAGTGGTGCTTATCCTACCACAAGAGTTATCGGATTCAATGCCAAATTATCATTCTAA
- a CDS encoding type III pantothenate kinase yields the protein MHNLVIDIGNTNSKIAVFNDKVLVFFQILEHFDQQVLTTLIAEYKVANSTVSSVKKADAELLTLLQAKTNYMPFSTNLNTGINNYYKTISTLGQDRWAKIIAVHHAYPQQDCLVIDAGTCITYDFLNKEGAYYGGSISLGLNMRFSALNHYTGKLPLVKWDRELQIIPRGTDTETAIINGVLQGVINEVEGFIALNNKNNKELKVVITGGDATFLLEQLKNSIFAPQIIHDPYLVLKGLNEVIAFEYVQKN from the coding sequence ATGCATAATCTCGTAATAGATATCGGCAATACTAACAGTAAAATAGCTGTTTTTAACGATAAAGTGCTGGTATTTTTTCAAATCCTTGAGCATTTTGATCAGCAGGTGCTGACGACATTAATCGCAGAATATAAAGTCGCTAATTCTACTGTTTCCAGTGTGAAGAAGGCTGATGCGGAGCTTTTGACTTTATTGCAGGCAAAAACTAATTATATGCCGTTTTCTACTAATCTGAATACGGGTATAAATAATTATTATAAAACAATATCCACTTTAGGGCAGGACAGATGGGCAAAAATAATTGCCGTTCATCACGCCTATCCCCAGCAGGATTGTTTGGTTATAGATGCAGGAACCTGTATTACCTATGATTTTTTAAATAAGGAGGGAGCTTATTATGGCGGAAGCATTAGTTTAGGCCTTAATATGCGGTTTTCTGCTTTGAATCACTATACCGGAAAGCTGCCATTAGTGAAGTGGGACAGGGAATTACAAATTATTCCTCGGGGTACTGATACAGAGACAGCCATCATAAATGGCGTCTTACAGGGAGTAATCAACGAAGTTGAAGGATTTATAGCATTAAATAACAAAAATAATAAAGAACTGAAGGTAGTTATAACTGGAGGGGATGCTACTTTTTTGCTGGAACAATTAAAAAACAGCATCTTTGCACCTCAAATTATACACGATCCCTATTTAGTATTAAAAGGATTAAATGAAGTCATTGCATTTGAATATGTACAAAAAAATTAA